The following proteins are co-located in the Rhodococcus opacus B4 genome:
- a CDS encoding 3-oxoacyl-ACP reductase, protein MQLDKQIVLVTGGGRGLGSAIVRSFAAQHARVVVNYRNSRDAAEELAASLGADRAVALQADVTDAAQVAALFAAAEEHFGSPVTTVINNALADFSFNGDARDKADVITWEAFDSQLRGSVQATLNTTQAALPGMRALGFGRIVNIGTNLFQNPVVPYHDYTAAKAAALSLTRTLAADLGPDGITVNMVSGGLLRTTDASAATPDEVFDLIAASTPLQRVTTPDEFADAVLFFASPWSRSVTGQNLVVDGGLVKD, encoded by the coding sequence ATGCAGCTCGACAAGCAGATCGTCCTGGTGACCGGCGGTGGCCGGGGTCTCGGTTCCGCCATCGTGCGTTCGTTCGCGGCGCAGCACGCGCGGGTGGTCGTGAACTACCGCAACAGCCGGGATGCGGCGGAGGAACTCGCGGCATCCCTGGGCGCGGACCGCGCGGTCGCGCTACAAGCCGACGTCACCGACGCCGCGCAGGTGGCAGCGCTGTTCGCCGCCGCGGAAGAGCACTTCGGATCGCCGGTGACCACCGTGATCAACAACGCCCTCGCCGACTTCTCCTTCAACGGCGACGCACGCGACAAGGCGGACGTCATCACGTGGGAGGCATTCGACTCGCAACTGCGCGGCAGCGTGCAGGCGACCCTGAACACCACGCAGGCCGCGTTGCCGGGCATGCGCGCGCTCGGGTTCGGCCGCATCGTGAACATCGGCACCAACCTGTTCCAGAACCCCGTCGTCCCGTACCACGACTACACCGCCGCCAAGGCCGCCGCGTTGTCGCTGACCCGTACCCTCGCCGCCGACCTCGGGCCCGACGGCATCACCGTCAACATGGTCTCGGGCGGACTGCTCCGCACCACCGACGCGAGCGCCGCCACCCCCGACGAGGTGTTCGACCTCATCGCCGCGAGCACTCCACTGCAGCGGGTCACCACCCCGGACGAGTTCGCGGACGCAGTGCTGTTCTTCGCGTCGCCGTGGTCGCGTTCGGTGACCGGCCAGAACCTCGTCGTCGACGGCGGACTGGTCAAGGACTGA
- a CDS encoding LLM class flavin-dependent oxidoreductase, whose amino-acid sequence MSDGRQLHFNAFLYGCGHHGAAWRHPASQVERLGDIAYYEELAQTAERGCLDAVFFADGHSVRDPASGGMWFLEPLTALSAMARATERVGLVTTVSTTFYTPFHAARMLASLDHISGGRVGWNVVTSMFDAEARNHGLEEMPPHDDRYSRAAEFVDVALALWDSWEPDALVLDRDGIFADPAKVHPIAHRGKHFLVDGPLTVPHSPQGRPVLFQAGASDQGRDLAARCAEGIYAVAYDLTAAQSYYGDVKRRIRAAGRDADAVTVMPGLVTYVGSTTEEAHRKKAELDALLPVEQSLAQLSMFVQQDCSAWELDAPVPALPPLSEFTGPQGRYDTILRIIEKDRPTVRSLLGTLAAGGGHCTMIGTPESIADEIEVWFRSGGADGFNLMPPLYPNGLADFVDEVIPVLQKRGLFRAEYETATLRDHLRGRR is encoded by the coding sequence ATGAGCGACGGCAGGCAACTGCATTTCAACGCATTCCTGTACGGCTGCGGGCACCACGGCGCCGCGTGGCGGCACCCCGCCTCACAGGTGGAGCGGCTCGGCGACATCGCCTACTACGAGGAACTCGCGCAGACCGCGGAGCGGGGTTGTCTCGACGCGGTGTTCTTCGCCGACGGGCACTCGGTGCGCGACCCCGCGTCCGGGGGCATGTGGTTCCTCGAACCGCTCACCGCGCTGTCGGCGATGGCGCGGGCGACCGAGCGGGTCGGACTCGTGACGACCGTGTCCACCACGTTCTACACCCCGTTCCACGCCGCGCGGATGCTGGCGTCGCTCGACCACATCAGCGGCGGCCGCGTCGGCTGGAACGTGGTGACGTCGATGTTCGACGCCGAGGCGCGCAATCACGGTCTCGAGGAGATGCCGCCGCACGACGACCGCTACTCGCGCGCCGCCGAGTTCGTCGACGTGGCGCTCGCGCTGTGGGATTCGTGGGAGCCCGACGCGCTCGTGCTCGACCGGGACGGCATCTTCGCGGATCCGGCCAAGGTGCATCCGATCGCGCACCGGGGCAAGCACTTCCTCGTCGACGGTCCGCTGACCGTGCCGCACTCGCCGCAGGGGCGTCCGGTGCTGTTCCAGGCGGGCGCGTCCGATCAGGGCCGCGACCTGGCCGCCCGGTGCGCCGAGGGCATCTATGCCGTCGCCTACGACCTCACGGCCGCGCAGAGCTACTACGGCGACGTGAAGCGGCGCATCCGCGCTGCGGGCCGCGACGCCGACGCGGTGACCGTGATGCCCGGTCTCGTCACCTACGTGGGCTCGACCACCGAGGAGGCGCACCGGAAGAAGGCGGAACTCGACGCGCTCCTTCCGGTCGAACAGTCGCTGGCGCAATTGTCGATGTTCGTCCAGCAGGACTGCAGCGCATGGGAACTGGACGCACCCGTCCCCGCGCTGCCGCCGCTGTCGGAGTTCACCGGACCGCAGGGGCGGTACGACACGATTCTGCGGATCATCGAGAAGGACCGTCCCACCGTGCGGTCGCTGCTGGGCACGCTGGCGGCAGGCGGCGGGCACTGCACCATGATCGGCACACCGGAATCGATCGCCGACGAGATCGAGGTGTGGTTCCGCAGCGGCGGCGCCGACGGCTTCAACCTGATGCCCCCGCTCTACCCGAATGGGCTCGCCGACTTCGTCGACGAGGTCATTCCCGTCCTGCAGAAGCGGGGGCTGTTCCGCGCGGAGTATGAGACGGCGACCCTGCGCGACCATCTCCGGGGTCGCCGATAG
- a CDS encoding CitMHS family transporter: MLVALGFLMVAVFMFLIMSKRATPVVGLIAVPVAFGIAAGAGLGIGDMITDGIKSLAPTAALLFFAIIFFGIMIDVGLFDPLVKLILRLVRNDPMRLVVGTAVLAMVVSLDGDGSTTFIIVTSALLPLYMKLKVSPVVLTVVAGLANGAMNIVPWGGPTVRAASALGISPSDVFVPMIPSLVVGLVVVLLFAVQLGYSERRRIGTLELTDERLLVSAGASLRRAGTGSGGNGDAPRTGGGSGDAGSDDGGSDDERGFVDGLDPERPTLRPKLLWFNMLVTVALLVVLVMDVLPIPVLFMVAASIALTVNFPRVKEQQEAITRHSSSIVSVVAMVFAAAVLTGVFQGTGMVEAMAQWLLEVIPSALGPHLAVITGILSLPFTFFMSNDAFYFGVMPVLAETASTYGIEPVEMARASITGQTFHMQSPLVPAILLLVTLAGVPLADHHKKVLWRAALVSLSMLVVGVVLGQIPW, encoded by the coding sequence ATGCTGGTAGCGCTCGGCTTTCTGATGGTGGCCGTGTTCATGTTCTTGATCATGTCCAAACGGGCCACTCCCGTGGTCGGGCTGATCGCCGTCCCGGTCGCATTCGGCATCGCGGCCGGGGCAGGCCTCGGCATCGGCGACATGATCACCGACGGGATCAAATCGCTGGCCCCGACGGCCGCGCTGCTGTTCTTCGCGATCATCTTCTTCGGGATCATGATCGACGTCGGCCTGTTCGATCCGCTGGTGAAACTGATCCTCCGGCTCGTCCGCAACGACCCCATGCGGCTCGTCGTGGGCACCGCGGTGCTCGCGATGGTGGTGTCGCTGGACGGTGACGGATCCACGACGTTCATCATCGTCACGTCCGCGCTGCTGCCGCTGTACATGAAGCTGAAAGTCAGCCCGGTCGTTCTCACGGTGGTCGCAGGCCTGGCGAACGGCGCGATGAACATCGTCCCGTGGGGCGGGCCGACGGTCCGGGCCGCCTCGGCGCTCGGCATCTCGCCGTCGGACGTCTTCGTCCCGATGATCCCGTCGCTGGTGGTCGGACTCGTCGTCGTGCTGCTGTTCGCCGTGCAGCTCGGTTACAGCGAACGCCGCCGCATCGGCACACTCGAACTCACCGACGAGCGCCTCCTCGTCTCCGCCGGCGCGAGCCTTCGCCGGGCCGGGACCGGATCCGGCGGCAACGGTGACGCACCCCGCACGGGTGGCGGTTCCGGCGACGCCGGTTCGGACGACGGCGGTTCCGACGACGAGCGGGGCTTCGTCGACGGCCTCGACCCCGAGCGGCCCACGCTGCGACCGAAGCTGTTGTGGTTCAACATGCTCGTGACCGTGGCACTGCTCGTCGTGCTCGTGATGGACGTGCTGCCGATTCCGGTGCTGTTCATGGTGGCCGCATCCATCGCGCTGACCGTGAACTTCCCGCGGGTCAAGGAACAGCAGGAAGCGATCACCCGGCACTCGTCGAGCATCGTCTCCGTCGTCGCGATGGTGTTCGCCGCGGCCGTGCTCACCGGCGTGTTCCAGGGCACCGGAATGGTCGAGGCGATGGCGCAGTGGCTGCTCGAGGTCATCCCGTCCGCGCTCGGACCGCACTTGGCCGTCATCACCGGCATTCTGAGCCTGCCGTTCACGTTCTTCATGAGCAACGACGCCTTCTACTTCGGCGTCATGCCGGTGCTCGCCGAGACGGCGTCCACGTACGGCATCGAGCCGGTCGAGATGGCCCGCGCGTCCATCACCGGCCAGACGTTCCACATGCAGAGCCCCCTCGTCCCGGCCATCCTGCTGCTCGTCACCCTCGCGGGTGTCCCGCTGGCGGACCACCACAAGAAGGTGCTGTGGCGCGCGGCGCTGGTGTCGCTGTCGATGCTGGTGGTCGGCGTGGTCCTGGGGCAGATCCCCTGGTGA
- a CDS encoding histone-like nucleoid-structuring protein Lsr2: MARKVVVERIDDIDGTPIKSGKGETIPFSVDGVDYEIDLKLKNAREFHKTLDFYIEHATRVGGRKRRSTTAVDPSQGRGQAKEIREWATAQGYELSARGRIPAQIEEAYNAAH; encoded by the coding sequence GTGGCGCGCAAAGTTGTTGTCGAACGCATCGACGACATCGACGGAACTCCGATCAAGAGCGGTAAGGGGGAGACCATTCCGTTCTCGGTCGACGGCGTCGACTACGAGATCGATCTGAAGCTCAAGAACGCCAGGGAATTCCACAAGACTCTCGATTTCTACATCGAGCATGCAACTCGGGTCGGGGGACGGAAGCGCCGGTCGACCACTGCGGTGGATCCGTCGCAGGGGCGCGGGCAGGCAAAGGAAATCCGCGAATGGGCGACGGCGCAGGGCTACGAGTTGTCTGCGCGTGGACGTATTCCCGCGCAGATCGAGGAAGCGTACAACGCGGCGCACTGA
- a CDS encoding C40 family peptidase, protein MVQTFRADPVRPGRHALRAAASRIGIACTRGAGDHRAFDSSGLVQWAYKQAGVSVPRTTHEQLLHGTAVDRDDLQPGDVVLFYGGGHAGIYAGNDTVVHAPAPGRPVTRVALNSMSFHAARRY, encoded by the coding sequence TTGGTTCAGACGTTTCGCGCCGACCCGGTCCGGCCGGGACGCCACGCCCTGCGCGCCGCCGCCAGCAGAATAGGCATCGCCTGCACGCGCGGCGCCGGCGACCACCGCGCCTTCGACAGCTCCGGCCTCGTCCAGTGGGCGTACAAACAGGCGGGCGTATCGGTTCCGCGCACCACCCACGAGCAACTCCTGCACGGAACCGCCGTCGACCGGGACGACCTGCAGCCCGGTGACGTCGTCCTCTTCTACGGGGGCGGCCACGCCGGGATCTATGCGGGCAACGACACCGTCGTCCACGCCCCCGCCCCCGGCCGGCCGGTCACGCGAGTGGCCTTGAACTCCATGTCGTTTCACGCAGCGCGACGATACTGA
- a CDS encoding ATP-binding cassette domain-containing protein: MDDRGNTAHPRVVVETDHGRTSHSAGRAVRIGRDPQLEVTIVDPVVSREHARLTWDDGWQLVDSGSKNGLYVDGERREKVPVTSPVRVRLGDATEGPVVRISVEDPDATRQDVGARWDESTVSVGTAGAPAEPRHEATPAGSLTVGRSPDNDLVVRDVLASRHHAIVHRVPSGLEIDDLGSVNGTFVGGARVSRAQLTDGDVVTIGNTDFGVREGRLVPRRVVAPTAGGLRVDGVGLTIEGGRRLLEDVTFTAQPGSLTAVIGPSGAGKTTVATIISGSERPTEGVVEFEGRSVHAEYQVLRSRIGMVPQDDVVHRQLTIRQALGYAAELRLPPDTSRADREEVIATVLDELQLSEHADTRVDRLSGGQRKRASVAMELLTGPSLLILDEPTSGLDPALDRQIMATLRRLADSGRVVVIVTHSLSYLEMCDQVLLLAPGGKTAYVGPPDRVGAALGSTDWADIFARVAADPDGVFAEYRATRPAVEVPPPSPPGPLGSPAHTSRRKQLSTVVRRQARLIRADRGYLIFLSLLPFVLGGLAVLVPGDTGFGPSGLDESGELTQILVVLILGAAFMGCSLTIRDLVGERMIYHRERAAGLLPSAYLTAKIVVFCAAAIVQSVIMVLIVFAGKGFPGRGSLIPSGSVELIVDIAVTTCSCVLVGLALSSVARSNEQVMPMLVVTIMVQLVMCGGLITITGRAVLEQVSWLFPSRWGFAAAASTVDLRTNATGTEPDTLWQHAASWWLLSIGMLVLISCVLAVATYARLRLRRSRRG; encoded by the coding sequence ATGGACGACCGGGGGAACACAGCGCACCCGCGAGTCGTGGTCGAGACCGACCACGGCCGCACGAGCCACAGTGCGGGCAGAGCCGTACGCATCGGCCGGGACCCGCAGTTGGAGGTCACGATCGTCGACCCCGTGGTCTCGCGCGAACATGCACGGCTCACCTGGGACGACGGCTGGCAGCTCGTCGACTCCGGCAGCAAGAACGGGCTCTACGTCGACGGTGAGCGCCGCGAGAAGGTCCCCGTCACGAGCCCCGTCCGCGTCCGGCTGGGGGACGCGACCGAGGGCCCGGTCGTGCGGATCTCGGTCGAGGACCCGGACGCGACGCGACAGGACGTGGGCGCGCGATGGGACGAGTCGACGGTCAGTGTCGGGACGGCCGGCGCCCCGGCCGAGCCGCGGCACGAGGCGACTCCGGCGGGATCCCTCACGGTGGGACGGTCGCCCGACAACGACCTCGTCGTGCGGGACGTGCTGGCCTCACGCCACCACGCGATCGTCCACCGCGTGCCGTCCGGCCTCGAGATCGACGACCTGGGGAGCGTCAACGGAACGTTCGTCGGCGGCGCGCGGGTGTCGCGCGCGCAGCTGACCGACGGCGACGTCGTCACCATCGGCAATACCGATTTCGGCGTGCGGGAAGGCCGGCTCGTTCCCCGCCGGGTAGTGGCTCCGACCGCGGGCGGCCTGCGCGTGGACGGCGTCGGACTCACCATCGAAGGCGGGCGGCGCCTGCTCGAGGACGTCACCTTCACTGCCCAGCCGGGCAGCCTCACCGCCGTGATCGGCCCCTCCGGCGCGGGTAAGACCACGGTGGCCACCATCATCTCCGGTTCGGAGCGCCCGACGGAGGGCGTGGTCGAGTTCGAGGGACGCAGCGTGCACGCCGAATACCAGGTGCTGCGCTCCCGCATCGGGATGGTCCCCCAGGACGACGTCGTGCACCGCCAGTTGACCATCCGGCAGGCACTCGGCTACGCGGCGGAGCTGCGGCTGCCGCCGGACACCAGCCGCGCCGACCGGGAGGAGGTGATCGCGACGGTCCTCGACGAACTGCAGCTGTCCGAGCACGCCGACACCAGGGTCGACCGACTGTCCGGCGGGCAGCGCAAACGCGCGTCCGTCGCCATGGAGTTGCTCACCGGTCCGTCCCTGCTGATCCTCGACGAACCGACTTCGGGCCTCGACCCCGCGCTCGACCGGCAGATCATGGCGACGTTGCGCCGGCTCGCCGACTCGGGCCGCGTCGTCGTCATCGTCACCCATTCGCTGTCGTACCTCGAGATGTGCGATCAGGTGCTGCTCCTCGCACCGGGTGGCAAGACCGCCTATGTGGGCCCGCCGGACCGGGTCGGGGCCGCGCTGGGCAGCACCGATTGGGCCGACATCTTCGCCCGGGTCGCGGCCGACCCCGACGGGGTGTTCGCCGAGTACCGCGCCACCCGCCCCGCCGTGGAGGTGCCACCACCGAGCCCGCCCGGACCTCTCGGCAGTCCCGCGCACACGTCGCGGCGCAAGCAGCTGAGCACCGTCGTCCGCCGCCAGGCGCGGCTGATCCGCGCGGACCGCGGGTACCTGATCTTCCTGTCCCTGCTGCCGTTCGTGCTCGGCGGCCTGGCCGTGCTCGTGCCGGGCGACACCGGGTTCGGCCCGTCCGGCCTCGACGAATCCGGCGAGCTCACCCAGATTCTGGTCGTGCTGATCCTCGGCGCCGCCTTCATGGGGTGCTCCCTGACCATCCGCGACCTGGTCGGCGAGCGCATGATCTATCACCGCGAACGCGCCGCCGGGCTGCTCCCGTCCGCCTACCTGACGGCGAAGATCGTCGTGTTCTGCGCCGCCGCGATCGTGCAGTCGGTGATCATGGTGCTGATCGTGTTCGCAGGCAAGGGTTTTCCGGGCCGGGGCAGCCTGATTCCCTCCGGCTCCGTCGAACTGATCGTGGACATCGCCGTCACCACCTGTTCCTGCGTCCTCGTCGGTCTGGCGCTGTCTTCGGTGGCGCGCTCCAACGAGCAGGTGATGCCGATGCTGGTGGTCACGATCATGGTGCAGCTGGTGATGTGCGGAGGATTGATCACCATCACCGGACGCGCCGTGCTCGAACAGGTGTCGTGGCTCTTCCCGTCCCGCTGGGGGTTCGCGGCCGCCGCCTCGACGGTCGACCTGCGCACCAACGCCACCGGCACCGAGCCCGACACGCTGTGGCAGCACGCCGCGTCGTGGTGGCTGCTCAGCATCGGCATGCTGGTGCTCATCAGCTGCGTGCTCGCGGTCGCCACCTACGCCCGGCTCCGACTGCGCCGTTCCCGCCGGGGCTGA
- a CDS encoding ABC transporter permease, which produces MSTSLANPGVGLAVLCTVMVLCAVGVYRFTRLGNPLIVPAAAIRGAAQLAAVSLILAAALAQLWSSILVLVVMFAAAVGTSARRAKAGRSAVWLALSLAAGVGIVLPLMLVSGVVPLEGVALVPVGGIVLGGAMTATSLASRRGLDAVEQRWGEVEAALSLGLSARDARLEVVRSAAADALLPGLDQTRTVGLVTLPGAFVGVLLASGSAVQAGAVQILVLVGLLLAQTCSVAVTIELVAREAVRRPREHAMST; this is translated from the coding sequence GTGAGTACGTCCCTGGCGAATCCCGGTGTCGGACTGGCCGTGCTGTGCACCGTGATGGTTCTGTGCGCGGTCGGGGTCTACCGCTTCACCCGTCTCGGTAACCCACTGATCGTGCCCGCCGCGGCGATCCGGGGCGCCGCCCAGCTCGCCGCGGTGTCCCTGATCCTGGCCGCCGCTCTCGCGCAGCTGTGGTCCTCGATCCTCGTGCTGGTCGTCATGTTCGCGGCGGCGGTGGGAACGTCCGCCCGGCGCGCGAAGGCCGGGAGGTCCGCGGTGTGGCTGGCGCTGTCGCTCGCGGCGGGAGTGGGCATCGTTCTGCCGTTGATGCTGGTGAGCGGCGTGGTCCCGCTCGAAGGTGTGGCTCTCGTTCCGGTCGGCGGGATCGTGCTCGGTGGCGCGATGACGGCCACCTCGCTCGCGTCGCGTCGCGGGCTCGACGCCGTCGAACAGCGGTGGGGCGAGGTGGAGGCGGCACTCAGTCTCGGACTCAGCGCCCGCGACGCCCGCTTGGAGGTGGTCCGGTCCGCCGCCGCAGATGCACTGCTTCCGGGGCTCGACCAGACCCGGACCGTCGGGCTCGTCACCCTGCCCGGGGCGTTCGTCGGGGTGCTGCTCGCGAGCGGTTCCGCCGTTCAGGCCGGCGCCGTCCAGATCCTCGTGCTCGTGGGTCTGCTGCTCGCGCAGACCTGCTCGGTGGCCGTGACGATCGAACTGGTCGCCAGGGAGGCCGTCCGCCGGCCGCGAGAGCATGCGATGTCCACCTGA
- a CDS encoding FAD-dependent monooxygenase, whose protein sequence is MVHPEVLVVGAGPVGLTAAIELRRRGVACRIIDPLLEPPQYAKAVGIQPRTLEVFESMGVLRNILDASIEMRGQIVYVNGDEVARLELSLPADIPFEFLGLPQYETERILTEYLATFGTTVERGTRLTAFEQDDDGVVATVTGADGDETVRTQYLFGCDGAHSVVRKGLGLTFEGGAFVEQYMLGDVEVDWAMPHGYGIRSMHQTDGETDDLLVCIPLPGRHRYRMSMLVPDDLAGTGTPAADKIAHGFEAGPKPELGHIQAVLDRLSPQPTRASNLRWSSVFRISHRIVDSYGRGRVFVAGDAAHIHPPTGAQGMNTGIQDAHNLAWKVALAVSGAAASDLLDSYDAERRPVGEEVVGRTVRSAREGIGAGSSDPDYVIRREAQLLISYADSPIVGRPAPDAALAPGSRAPDARGLTRSTVAFPLRLFTLLAGPNHTLLLYADESVDARGLELLEAAATSVDAATGGLVDTYLVASPGAEVGETVLPLIRDRDGGFARAYGAEGSAAFVVRPDGYLGFRQSPVAVDGLTEYLKPTFR, encoded by the coding sequence GTGGTGCATCCCGAGGTATTGGTGGTCGGAGCGGGTCCCGTCGGTCTGACGGCGGCGATCGAACTGCGCAGGCGAGGCGTCGCCTGCCGCATCATCGATCCGCTGCTCGAGCCCCCGCAGTATGCGAAGGCGGTGGGAATCCAGCCGCGCACTCTCGAGGTGTTCGAGAGCATGGGTGTGCTGCGGAACATCCTGGACGCGTCGATCGAGATGCGCGGGCAGATCGTGTACGTCAACGGCGACGAGGTGGCCCGGCTGGAATTGTCGCTCCCGGCGGACATCCCGTTCGAATTTCTCGGGCTGCCCCAGTACGAGACCGAACGCATCCTCACCGAGTACCTGGCCACGTTCGGCACCACGGTCGAACGCGGAACCCGGCTGACGGCGTTCGAACAGGACGACGACGGCGTCGTCGCGACGGTCACCGGAGCGGACGGCGACGAAACCGTCCGAACGCAATACCTTTTCGGCTGCGACGGCGCCCACAGCGTGGTCCGCAAGGGCCTCGGTCTCACCTTCGAGGGTGGCGCGTTCGTCGAGCAGTACATGCTCGGCGATGTCGAGGTCGACTGGGCGATGCCGCATGGCTACGGAATCCGGTCGATGCATCAGACGGACGGCGAGACCGACGACCTGCTCGTGTGCATTCCGCTGCCCGGACGCCACCGCTACCGGATGTCGATGCTGGTGCCCGACGACCTCGCCGGCACCGGAACTCCGGCGGCCGACAAGATCGCGCACGGTTTCGAGGCGGGACCGAAACCGGAGCTCGGCCACATTCAGGCCGTGCTCGACCGTCTCTCGCCCCAGCCGACGCGGGCCTCGAATCTCCGATGGTCGTCCGTCTTCCGGATCAGCCACCGCATCGTCGACTCGTACGGGCGCGGACGGGTGTTCGTCGCGGGCGACGCCGCACACATCCATCCGCCGACCGGCGCGCAGGGCATGAACACCGGCATCCAGGACGCTCACAATCTGGCGTGGAAGGTCGCGCTGGCGGTGTCCGGCGCCGCAGCCTCCGATCTGCTGGACAGCTACGACGCCGAGCGGCGGCCCGTCGGGGAGGAGGTGGTGGGACGCACCGTGCGCAGCGCCCGGGAGGGGATCGGGGCGGGGTCTTCGGATCCCGATTACGTGATCCGCCGCGAGGCACAACTTCTCATCAGCTACGCCGACAGTCCGATCGTCGGCCGACCGGCGCCCGATGCGGCCCTCGCGCCCGGCAGCCGGGCACCGGACGCCCGCGGGCTGACCCGCAGCACGGTCGCGTTCCCCCTCCGGCTGTTCACACTGCTCGCGGGACCGAACCACACGCTGCTGCTGTACGCCGACGAGTCGGTCGACGCGCGCGGGCTGGAACTGCTCGAGGCCGCCGCGACGTCGGTGGACGCGGCGACCGGCGGACTCGTCGACACGTACCTCGTCGCCTCGCCGGGCGCCGAGGTCGGGGAGACGGTGCTGCCGCTGATCCGGGACCGCGACGGCGGGTTCGCGCGCGCCTACGGTGCCGAGGGTTCCGCTGCGTTCGTCGTCCGGCCGGACGGCTATCTGGGGTTCCGGCAGAGTCCGGTCGCCGTCGACGGCCTCACGGAGTACCTGAAGCCGACTTTCCGCTGA